In one Chitinophaga sancti genomic region, the following are encoded:
- a CDS encoding glycoside hydrolase family 32 protein, giving the protein MKLFHLLCCLLPLATQAQVDTTQRPVYHFTPAKNWINDPNGLIYINGQYHLYYQYNPYDTKWGHMSWGHAVSSDLVHWKHLPVAIPEVEKPDTTTWIFSGSAVLDKSNTSGFGKNAIVAIYTADQPKQQKESQFIAYSNDGGMSYQQYAGNPVVDLHKKDFRDPNVIWLEKQQHWLMTVALPGEKKVQFYKSTDLKHWTLLSEFGNQGDTRKIWECPSLTPINVDGDPKKTKWLLMVSSGNQDAETGLQYFTGDFDGKEFKNDHDAAHQQFVDFGPTFYAAIPYNNLPGGKKTMVGWLMPSNQPAYPWTGSMSVPRDLALKTTPQGVRLFQQPSSVIKLPAHPFEKQDLVINDQPFVLEQFKNNTNWIDVTFAGGTAASYGIKLPQAEISCNGGELVIAWKDGKKTLTVPKGALRLQVLQDKSSVEVFVNGGAQVLTFLVYPAKEDHEVSLFAKQGNVKVKSLKVWEPK; this is encoded by the coding sequence ATGAAATTATTCCACTTGTTATGCTGCCTGTTGCCGCTTGCTACACAGGCCCAGGTAGATACTACTCAGCGTCCGGTCTATCATTTTACCCCAGCTAAAAACTGGATAAATGACCCTAACGGCCTGATATATATTAATGGTCAATACCATCTTTATTACCAGTACAACCCATATGATACCAAATGGGGGCATATGAGCTGGGGGCATGCTGTAAGCAGTGACCTGGTACACTGGAAGCACCTGCCGGTGGCCATTCCGGAAGTGGAAAAACCGGATACCACCACCTGGATCTTCTCAGGTTCCGCGGTGCTGGACAAGTCCAATACCAGTGGCTTTGGTAAAAATGCCATCGTAGCCATTTATACGGCCGATCAGCCTAAACAGCAAAAGGAATCCCAGTTCATCGCTTACAGCAACGATGGGGGCATGAGCTACCAACAGTACGCTGGCAACCCGGTCGTAGACCTGCATAAAAAGGATTTCCGCGACCCTAACGTCATCTGGCTGGAAAAACAGCAACACTGGCTCATGACAGTCGCCCTGCCGGGCGAAAAAAAGGTACAGTTTTATAAATCCACTGACCTGAAACATTGGACATTGCTCAGTGAATTTGGCAACCAGGGCGATACCCGCAAGATCTGGGAATGCCCCTCACTGACTCCAATAAATGTAGATGGTGATCCTAAGAAAACTAAATGGTTACTGATGGTTTCCTCCGGCAACCAGGATGCGGAAACCGGCTTGCAATACTTTACCGGCGATTTTGATGGAAAGGAATTTAAAAACGATCATGATGCCGCACATCAGCAATTTGTAGACTTCGGTCCTACCTTCTATGCGGCCATACCTTATAACAATCTTCCGGGTGGTAAAAAGACAATGGTAGGTTGGCTTATGCCTTCGAATCAACCTGCCTATCCATGGACCGGGTCCATGTCTGTTCCAAGAGACCTGGCCCTGAAAACGACACCGCAGGGTGTGCGCTTATTCCAACAGCCATCCAGTGTGATCAAACTACCAGCACATCCATTCGAAAAACAGGATCTGGTGATCAATGATCAGCCCTTTGTGCTGGAGCAGTTTAAAAATAATACCAACTGGATAGATGTCACTTTTGCCGGGGGCACGGCTGCATCTTATGGTATCAAACTGCCACAGGCAGAAATTAGTTGCAATGGGGGAGAACTGGTGATTGCCTGGAAAGATGGAAAGAAAACCCTGACTGTGCCAAAAGGAGCACTGAGACTACAGGTATTACAGGATAAGTCTTCAGTGGAGGTATTTGTAAACGGCGGGGCACAGGTACTCACATTCCTGGTATATCCTGCTAAAGAAGATCATGAAGTTTCCTTATTTGCAAAACAGGGAAATGTAAAAGTGAAGTCACTAAAAGTTTGGGAGCCTAAGTAA